The following proteins come from a genomic window of Denitromonas sp.:
- the cysD gene encoding sulfate adenylyltransferase subunit CysD encodes MRKRTTMTLTHLQRLEAESIHIMREVVAEADNPVMLYSIGKDSAVMLHLAMKAFYPAKPPFPLLHVDTRWKFREMYAFRDKMVKELGLDLRVHINPEGVEKDINPFTHGSAIHTDIMKTEGLKQALDMYGFDAAFGGARRDEEKSRAKERIFSFRTAAHRWDPKAQRPELWKLYNARKHKGESMRVFPLSNWTELDIWQYIYLEDIPIVPLYYSAERPVVERDGALIMVDDARMPLKAGEVPMMRKVRFRTLGCYPLTGAVESEADTLPAIIQEMLLTKTSERQGRVIDHDSAASMEKKKQEGYF; translated from the coding sequence TTGCGCAAGAGGACAACCATGACACTGACCCATCTGCAACGGCTCGAAGCCGAGAGCATCCACATCATGCGTGAGGTGGTGGCCGAGGCCGACAACCCGGTCATGCTGTATTCGATCGGCAAGGACAGCGCGGTGATGCTGCACCTGGCGATGAAGGCCTTCTACCCGGCCAAGCCGCCGTTCCCGCTGCTGCATGTGGATACGCGCTGGAAATTCCGCGAGATGTACGCCTTCCGCGACAAGATGGTGAAGGAGCTGGGCCTCGACCTGCGGGTGCACATCAACCCCGAGGGCGTCGAGAAGGACATCAACCCCTTTACCCACGGCTCGGCGATCCACACCGACATCATGAAGACCGAGGGCCTCAAGCAGGCGCTCGACATGTACGGTTTCGACGCGGCCTTCGGCGGGGCCCGGCGTGACGAGGAAAAATCGCGCGCCAAGGAGCGCATCTTCTCCTTCCGCACCGCGGCCCATCGGTGGGACCCGAAGGCGCAGCGCCCCGAGCTGTGGAAGCTCTACAACGCGCGCAAGCACAAGGGTGAGTCGATGCGGGTGTTTCCGCTGTCGAACTGGACCGAACTGGACATCTGGCAATACATCTACCTCGAAGACATCCCCATCGTGCCCTTGTACTACTCGGCGGAGCGGCCCGTGGTCGAGCGCGATGGCGCGCTGATCATGGTCGACGACGCGCGCATGCCGCTCAAGGCCGGCGAAGTGCCGATGATGCGCAAGGTGCGCTTCCGTACCCTGGGTTGCTATCCGCTCACCGGCGCGGTGGAGTCCGAGGCCGACACGCTGCCGGCGATCATCCAGGAGATGCTGCTGACCAAAACGTCGGAACGACAGGGGCGGGTGATCGACCACGATTCGGCCGCGTCCATGGAAAAGAAAAAGCAGGAGGGGTACTTCTAA
- the cysN gene encoding sulfate adenylyltransferase subunit CysN, with product MAHVSDLIATDIGEYLRSHEHKSLLRFITCGSVDDGKSTLIGRLLFESKMLFEDQMAAVEADSKKYGTQGEDIDFALLVDGLAAEREQGITIDVAYRFFSTDKRKFIVADTPGHEQYTRNMVTGASTADVAILMVDARKGILTQTRRHSYLVSLIGIRHIVVAINKMDLVDYSEKTYRKIVEDYRDFAARIGIEDVTFIPLSAFKGDNIIAPSERLPWYHGTTLMGYLETVEIDEERMQKAPFRLPVQWVNRPNLDFRGFAGTVSSGMIQPGDRVRVQPSGKESTVARIVTHDGDLPQAVAGQSVTLTLADEIDISRGDVISIAEHPASSADQFETTVVWMHDEPLLPGRAYLLKIGTKTVTATVTEIKYQVNVNTMEHIAAKKLDLNGIAVCNLSLDRQIAFDAYADNRDTGAFILIDRLSNNTVGAGMIHFALRRSHNIHMQHVDVDKAARGGMKGQKPCLLWFTGLSGAGKSAIANMVEKKLHAMGRHTYLLDGDNVRHGLNKDLGFTDADRVENIRRVAEVAKLMVDAGLIVITAFISPFRSERRMARGLVEEGEFLEVFVDTPLEVAEERDPKGLYKKARRGELKNFTGIDSPYEAPEDAELRLKTVGNSIEASADQVIEALRRHHILGAD from the coding sequence ATGGCCCATGTATCCGATCTCATCGCCACCGACATCGGCGAATACCTGCGCAGCCACGAGCACAAGAGCCTGCTGCGCTTCATTACCTGCGGCAGCGTGGATGACGGCAAGAGCACCCTGATCGGGCGCCTGCTGTTCGAATCCAAGATGCTGTTCGAAGACCAGATGGCCGCGGTCGAGGCCGACTCGAAAAAATATGGCACCCAGGGCGAGGATATCGACTTCGCGCTGCTGGTCGATGGCCTCGCCGCCGAGCGCGAGCAGGGCATTACCATTGATGTGGCCTATCGCTTCTTTTCAACCGATAAACGCAAATTCATCGTTGCCGACACGCCGGGGCATGAGCAATACACCCGCAACATGGTGACCGGCGCCTCGACCGCCGACGTGGCCATTTTGATGGTCGACGCGCGCAAGGGCATCCTCACCCAGACCCGACGCCACAGCTACCTGGTGTCACTGATCGGCATCCGCCACATCGTGGTGGCGATCAACAAGATGGACCTGGTCGACTACTCGGAAAAGACCTACCGCAAGATCGTCGAGGACTACCGCGACTTTGCCGCCCGGATCGGCATCGAGGACGTCACCTTCATCCCGCTGTCGGCCTTCAAGGGCGACAACATCATCGCCCCCAGCGAGCGCCTGCCCTGGTACCACGGCACCACGCTGATGGGCTATCTCGAAACCGTCGAGATCGACGAAGAGCGCATGCAGAAGGCGCCGTTCCGGCTGCCGGTGCAGTGGGTGAACCGCCCCAATCTCGACTTCCGCGGCTTTGCCGGCACGGTGTCCAGCGGCATGATCCAGCCCGGCGACCGCGTGCGCGTGCAGCCCTCGGGCAAGGAGAGCACGGTGGCGCGCATCGTCACCCACGATGGCGACCTGCCGCAGGCTGTGGCCGGCCAGTCGGTGACGCTGACGCTGGCCGACGAGATCGACATCTCGCGCGGCGACGTGATCTCCATCGCCGAGCATCCGGCCAGCTCGGCCGACCAGTTCGAGACCACCGTCGTCTGGATGCATGACGAGCCGCTGCTGCCCGGGCGCGCCTACCTGCTCAAGATCGGCACCAAGACGGTCACGGCGACGGTCACCGAAATCAAGTACCAGGTGAACGTCAACACCATGGAACACATCGCCGCCAAGAAGCTCGACCTCAACGGCATCGCGGTGTGCAACCTGTCGCTCGACCGCCAGATCGCCTTCGACGCCTATGCCGACAACCGCGACACCGGCGCCTTCATCCTGATCGACCGCCTGAGCAACAACACCGTCGGCGCCGGCATGATCCACTTCGCCCTGCGCCGCTCGCACAACATCCACATGCAGCATGTGGACGTCGACAAGGCCGCGCGCGGCGGCATGAAGGGCCAGAAGCCCTGCCTGCTGTGGTTCACCGGCCTGTCGGGCGCGGGCAAGTCGGCGATTGCCAACATGGTCGAGAAAAAGCTCCACGCCATGGGTCGCCACACCTATCTGCTCGACGGCGACAACGTGCGCCACGGTCTCAACAAGGACCTGGGCTTCACCGATGCCGACCGCGTCGAGAACATCCGTCGCGTGGCCGAGGTGGCAAAGCTGATGGTCGACGCCGGCCTGATCGTCATCACCGCCTTCATCTCGCCCTTCCGCTCCGAGCGGCGCATGGCGCGCGGCCTGGTCGAAGAGGGCGAATTCCTCGAAGTGTTTGTCGACACCCCGCTCGAAGTGGCCGAAGAGCGCGATCCGAAGGGGCTCTACAAGAAGGCGCGGCGCGGCGAGCTGAAGAACTTCACCGGCATCGATTCACCCTACGAAGCGCCCGAGGACGCCGAGCTGCGCTTGAAGACGGTGGGCAACTCGATCGAGGCGTCGGCGGATCAGGTGATCGAGGCGCTGCGTCGACATCACATCCTGGGCGCCGACTAG